A window of the Candidatus Methylomirabilota bacterium genome harbors these coding sequences:
- the arc gene encoding proteasome ATPase — MSDSNYRRRLTEYEVQVQDLQAYVHSLEAETGRLRKKLEDAPKEFMVLENKLREANRQLVQAFNQNEKLVNALYEAREQITSLKEEVDKLCAPPSTYGVYLSVNEDGTINVLSQGRKVKVNLHPSLKAESLKPGQELVLNEGLNVVEAAGYEIQGDVVILKELLEEGRAVVTLRADEDKVGIVADPLRSVKLKVGDHILMDGKSGYLLEKLPKSEVEDLALEEVPDINYEDIGGLTTQIEAIKDAVELPYLYADYYREHQLTPPKGVLLYGPPGCGKTMIAKAVANNLAQKISEKRGEKVKGFFLNIKGPELLNKYVGETERKIREIFIKAREKAAEDVPVIVFFDEMDALFRTRGSGISSDVETTIVPQLLAEIDGVEHLKNVIVVGASNRQDLIDPAILRPGRLDVKIKIERPDRSAAVDIFNKYLTGDLPIHAVELQQHGGEMQPTLDRLIAAAVEEMYSLEEENRFLEVTYANGDKEILYFKDFSSGAMIESVVRRAKKLALKRYIQTSEKGINLDDLLAAVREEFKENEDLPNTTNPDDWAKIAGKKGERIVYVKPLMGETKEKQRAVERIINTGQYL, encoded by the coding sequence ATGTCCGACTCCAACTACCGCCGCCGACTGACGGAGTACGAGGTGCAGGTCCAAGACCTGCAGGCCTACGTGCATTCGCTCGAGGCCGAGACGGGTCGGCTGCGCAAGAAGCTCGAGGACGCGCCGAAGGAGTTCATGGTGCTCGAGAACAAGCTGCGCGAGGCCAATCGCCAGCTCGTGCAGGCGTTCAACCAGAACGAAAAGCTTGTCAATGCGCTCTACGAGGCGCGCGAGCAGATCACCTCGCTGAAAGAAGAGGTGGACAAGCTCTGCGCGCCGCCCTCGACGTACGGCGTGTACCTCTCGGTGAACGAGGACGGCACCATCAACGTGCTGTCCCAGGGGCGCAAGGTCAAGGTCAACCTGCATCCATCCCTCAAGGCCGAGTCCCTCAAGCCCGGCCAGGAGCTCGTCCTCAACGAAGGCCTCAACGTGGTGGAGGCGGCCGGCTACGAGATCCAGGGTGACGTGGTCATCCTCAAGGAGCTGCTCGAGGAGGGCCGCGCCGTGGTGACCCTTCGCGCCGACGAGGACAAGGTCGGCATCGTGGCCGATCCCCTGCGCTCCGTGAAGCTCAAGGTCGGCGATCACATCCTCATGGACGGCAAGAGCGGGTACCTGCTGGAGAAGCTGCCCAAGAGCGAGGTCGAGGATCTGGCCCTGGAGGAAGTGCCGGACATCAACTACGAGGACATCGGCGGCCTCACCACCCAGATCGAGGCGATCAAGGATGCCGTGGAGCTGCCGTACCTGTACGCCGATTACTACCGCGAGCATCAGCTGACGCCGCCCAAGGGCGTCCTGCTCTACGGCCCCCCGGGCTGCGGCAAGACCATGATCGCCAAGGCGGTGGCCAACAATCTCGCCCAGAAGATCTCCGAGAAGCGGGGCGAAAAAGTCAAGGGCTTCTTCCTCAACATCAAGGGCCCGGAGCTCCTCAACAAGTACGTGGGCGAGACCGAGCGCAAGATCCGCGAGATCTTCATCAAGGCGCGCGAGAAAGCCGCCGAGGACGTCCCCGTCATCGTCTTCTTCGACGAGATGGACGCCCTCTTCCGCACCCGCGGCTCGGGCATCTCCTCCGACGTGGAGACGACCATCGTCCCGCAGCTCCTGGCCGAGATCGACGGCGTCGAGCACCTGAAGAACGTGATCGTGGTGGGCGCCTCGAACCGGCAGGATCTCATCGACCCGGCCATCCTGCGTCCCGGCCGGCTCGACGTGAAGATCAAGATCGAGCGGCCGGACCGCAGCGCGGCCGTGGACATCTTCAACAAGTACCTGACGGGCGACCTCCCCATCCACGCGGTCGAGCTCCAGCAGCACGGCGGCGAGATGCAGCCGACCCTCGATCGTCTGATCGCCGCCGCCGTGGAAGAGATGTACAGCCTGGAGGAGGAGAATCGGTTCCTCGAGGTCACCTACGCCAACGGCGACAAGGAGATCCTCTACTTCAAGGACTTCTCCTCGGGCGCTATGATCGAATCCGTGGTACGCCGGGCCAAGAAGCTGGCCCTCAAGCGCTATATCCAGACGAGCGAGAAGGGCATCAACCTCGACGACCTCCTGGCCGCCGTGCGCGAAGAGTTCAAAGAGAACGAGGACCTGCCCAATACCACGAACCCGGACGACTGGGCCAAGATCGCGGGCAAGAAGGGCGAGCGTATCGTCTACGTCAAGCCGCTCATGGGTGAGACGAAGGAGAAGCAGCGGGCGGTCGAGCGCATCATCAATACCGGCCAGTACCTGTAA